From Synechococcus sp. UW69, the proteins below share one genomic window:
- a CDS encoding DUF2973 domain-containing protein: MLGSLFPLLYGALFVALLWQAFRVMSKGFRAASGPISSGPSSDPIDRTGQVTIHPELLDSEGRITEEDLLTVRFGGDDDETSTAAGPGTE, encoded by the coding sequence ATGCTCGGTTCACTGTTTCCGCTGCTCTACGGCGCGTTGTTTGTGGCCCTGCTCTGGCAGGCCTTCCGCGTTATGAGCAAGGGTTTTCGTGCTGCGAGTGGTCCGATCAGCAGTGGCCCCAGCAGCGATCCCATCGACCGCACTGGCCAGGTCACCATCCACCCGGAACTGCTGGACAGCGAGGGACGCATTACAGAAGAAGACCTGCTGACGGTGCGCTTCGGCGGTGACGATGACGAGACCTCGACGGCCGCTGGACCCGGCACTGAATAA
- a CDS encoding trypsin-like peptidase domain-containing protein, with the protein MTSQSRSLVASALAGGLLLAGVGSIPFIVGPQEAEALPAIRRDSFVAAAVKRSGPAVVTLETARTVNQSGAAGVPPALMRDPLFRRFFGIPRSTAPRSRVQRGQGSGVIFDARGLLLTNAHVVEGADQLTVGLSDGRRVPARVVGKDSLTDLAVVRLEGAGPWPVADLGDSDRLSVGDWAIAVGNPFGLESTVTLGIISNLNRNVAQLGISGKRLDLIQTDAAINPGNSGGALLNADGEVIGINTLVRSGPGAGLGFAIPSNRARAIAEQLVTRGKARHPVIGIRLSPVPRPTPTSQVPAGAVIRSVQPGGPADRAGLKVDDVITSFDGKAVADPAAVVSAIDRRGVGATVVLGVRRGEGQVRIEVKPVDLSALPSS; encoded by the coding sequence ATGACCTCTCAGTCCCGCTCGCTCGTCGCCTCCGCTCTGGCAGGAGGGTTGTTGTTGGCCGGTGTTGGATCGATCCCGTTCATCGTTGGCCCTCAGGAGGCTGAGGCGCTGCCAGCGATCCGTCGCGACTCGTTTGTGGCCGCCGCTGTCAAGCGCAGTGGTCCAGCAGTGGTCACTCTGGAGACAGCTCGGACCGTGAATCAGTCCGGTGCTGCGGGGGTGCCGCCAGCCCTGATGCGGGACCCCCTGTTTCGCCGTTTCTTTGGTATTCCTCGTTCCACAGCACCGCGCTCCAGGGTTCAGCGCGGCCAGGGGAGTGGGGTCATTTTCGATGCCAGGGGTCTGCTCCTGACCAATGCCCACGTGGTGGAGGGGGCGGATCAACTCACCGTGGGGCTTTCCGACGGGAGAAGGGTGCCTGCCCGGGTTGTGGGCAAAGACAGCCTTACGGATCTCGCGGTGGTGCGTCTGGAGGGGGCTGGACCCTGGCCAGTCGCTGATTTAGGCGATTCTGATCGGCTCAGCGTTGGCGACTGGGCGATTGCCGTTGGCAACCCCTTTGGCCTGGAGAGCACAGTGACATTGGGAATCATCAGCAACCTCAACCGCAACGTTGCTCAGCTCGGGATTTCGGGCAAGCGTCTGGATCTGATTCAGACCGACGCGGCGATCAATCCTGGTAATTCGGGCGGGGCGCTCCTCAATGCCGACGGGGAGGTGATCGGGATCAACACCCTGGTCCGATCAGGACCAGGGGCGGGTCTTGGTTTTGCCATTCCCAGCAATCGCGCCCGTGCCATTGCGGAACAGCTGGTGACCCGCGGCAAGGCCCGTCATCCGGTGATCGGCATTCGTCTTTCTCCTGTGCCCAGGCCCACGCCGACATCCCAGGTGCCCGCAGGAGCGGTCATTCGCTCTGTCCAGCCTGGGGGGCCAGCGGACCGCGCCGGGCTCAAGGTGGATGACGTGATCACGAGTTTTGATGGCAAGGCTGTTGCTGATCCTGCAGCTGTGGTCAGTGCCATCGATCGCCGCGGTGTGGGAGCCACGGTTGTGTTGGGGGTGCGTCGCGGTGAGGGCCAGGTCAGGATCGAAGTCAAGCCGGTTGATCTGTCGGCCTTGCCCTCAAGCTGA
- a CDS encoding ABC-F family ATP-binding cassette domain-containing protein, producing the protein MLRLENVSKIYPTGEVLRAVTWEVKPGDRIGLVGVNGAGKSTQMRLIAGHEEPTSGQVVRQGEPRIAYLQQEFDVDLERTVRQELFQAFGEAAEVMNRQQQVEEAMGSERAAEDPDHLDQLIQQLGQLQSRFEALHGYELDARIDKLLPTIGFTPEGAELQVKDYSGGWQMRIALGKILLQEPDLLLLDEPTNHLDVETIQWLETYLLEQSAALVVISHDRTFLDRVCNQIVSTERGVSRSYLGNYTAHLEQKQMEREATQAAFERQQKDIATQQAYIDRFRASATRSTQAKSREKQLDKVERVEAPIESVAGPSFQFPPAPRSGAQVALIDNVTHSYGDKILFLGAELEVERGDRIAFVGPNGAGKSTLLRLVMGVEPPDEGSARLGEHNVIAGYFEQNQAEALDLSKTVIDTMYEAVPDWTQTQVRSLLGSFCFSNDSVFKEVGKLSGGEKARLALALMLLTPCNLLVLDEPTNHLDIPAKQMLEDALMAYEGAALLVSHDRYFISRVANRIVELREGDLVMYRGDYNYYLEKKEEERAEAKEKELAMEREAKRKANKEKQKARDARRKKAA; encoded by the coding sequence GTGCTGCGACTCGAAAACGTCAGCAAGATCTATCCCACTGGGGAAGTGCTTCGCGCGGTGACCTGGGAGGTGAAACCCGGAGACCGGATCGGACTGGTGGGGGTAAACGGCGCCGGCAAATCCACCCAGATGCGTCTGATCGCCGGACACGAGGAACCGACCAGCGGCCAGGTGGTGCGTCAGGGAGAACCCCGCATCGCCTATCTCCAGCAGGAATTCGATGTGGATCTGGAGCGCACAGTGCGCCAGGAGCTGTTCCAAGCCTTTGGTGAAGCCGCCGAAGTGATGAACCGCCAACAGCAGGTGGAAGAGGCGATGGGGTCGGAACGCGCTGCTGAAGATCCCGATCATCTGGATCAGCTGATCCAACAACTGGGACAGCTGCAGAGCCGTTTCGAAGCACTGCATGGCTACGAACTCGACGCCCGGATCGACAAGCTCCTGCCCACGATCGGCTTCACCCCCGAGGGCGCTGAGCTGCAGGTGAAGGACTATTCCGGGGGCTGGCAGATGCGTATCGCCCTGGGGAAAATTTTGCTTCAGGAGCCGGATCTGCTGCTGCTGGATGAACCGACCAACCATCTGGATGTCGAGACCATCCAGTGGCTGGAAACCTACCTGCTGGAGCAGAGCGCTGCTCTCGTCGTCATCAGCCACGACCGCACCTTCCTCGACCGGGTCTGCAATCAAATTGTCTCCACCGAAAGGGGGGTGTCCCGCAGCTATCTGGGGAACTACACCGCCCACCTGGAGCAGAAACAAATGGAACGGGAGGCCACGCAGGCGGCCTTCGAACGCCAGCAGAAAGACATCGCCACCCAACAGGCCTATATCGATCGTTTTCGCGCCAGCGCTACCCGCAGCACCCAGGCCAAAAGCCGTGAGAAGCAACTGGACAAGGTGGAACGGGTGGAGGCACCGATCGAATCTGTGGCAGGGCCGAGTTTCCAGTTCCCGCCCGCTCCACGCTCAGGGGCACAGGTTGCCCTGATCGACAACGTCACCCACAGCTATGGAGACAAGATTCTGTTTCTGGGGGCTGAACTGGAGGTGGAGCGGGGCGACCGCATCGCCTTCGTGGGTCCCAACGGTGCGGGTAAGTCCACCCTGCTGCGCCTGGTTATGGGGGTGGAACCTCCCGATGAAGGCAGTGCCCGACTGGGGGAACACAACGTCATTGCGGGCTACTTCGAACAGAACCAAGCCGAAGCTCTGGATCTCTCCAAGACCGTGATTGACACGATGTACGAAGCGGTCCCCGATTGGACCCAGACCCAGGTTCGTTCGCTGCTGGGCAGTTTCTGCTTCAGCAACGACTCAGTGTTCAAAGAGGTCGGGAAGCTCAGCGGAGGCGAGAAAGCCCGTCTGGCACTGGCGCTAATGCTGCTGACCCCCTGCAACCTTCTGGTCTTGGATGAGCCCACCAATCACCTCGACATCCCGGCCAAGCAGATGCTCGAGGACGCCTTAATGGCCTACGAAGGAGCCGCGCTACTGGTCTCCCACGACCGCTATTTCATCTCCCGCGTGGCCAACCGGATCGTCGAACTGCGGGAGGGTGATCTGGTGATGTACCGGGGGGATTACAACTACTACCTCGAGAAAAAAGAGGAGGAAAGGGCTGAAGCCAAGGAGAAAGAACTGGCCATGGAGCGAGAGGCCAAGCGGAAAGCCAACAAGGAAAAGCAGAAAGCTCGAGATGCCCGGCGCAAAAAGGCGGCTTGA